One window of Microbacterium sp. 1S1 genomic DNA carries:
- a CDS encoding biotin--[acetyl-CoA-carboxylase] ligase codes for MSRSFPRSRALAPRVEVLAATGSTNADLRAHATDPADWPHLSVLLTREQTAGRGRLDRRWEAPAGSALAVSVLLRDLPADYAARGWIPLAAGAAMAEAVAAQLPGHAVALKWPNDVLVDGRKICGILAEAGPDAVIVGAGVNTAMTAAQLPVPTATSFAVHGVAVDEDALLHDYLMALDRHLASLVAAGDAVGSGLRDAVTARCATVGQPVRVSLPGGAVLEGAAVGIDDEGRLVVDAGGVEHPVAAGDVVHVRPA; via the coding sequence ATGAGTCGTTCCTTCCCCCGCTCCCGTGCCCTCGCCCCGCGTGTCGAGGTGCTCGCCGCGACCGGATCCACGAACGCCGACCTGCGGGCGCACGCTACCGACCCCGCGGACTGGCCGCACCTGTCCGTGCTGCTCACCCGGGAACAGACCGCGGGACGCGGCCGGCTCGACCGTCGATGGGAGGCCCCCGCGGGCAGTGCGCTCGCGGTGTCGGTGCTCCTTCGCGATCTGCCCGCCGATTACGCCGCGCGCGGCTGGATCCCGCTGGCGGCCGGGGCCGCGATGGCGGAGGCGGTCGCCGCCCAGCTTCCCGGTCACGCCGTGGCGCTCAAGTGGCCGAATGACGTCCTCGTCGACGGTCGGAAGATCTGCGGAATCCTCGCCGAAGCGGGGCCGGATGCGGTCATCGTCGGGGCGGGGGTGAACACCGCCATGACGGCGGCGCAGCTCCCGGTGCCCACCGCCACGTCCTTCGCCGTGCACGGTGTCGCCGTCGACGAGGATGCGCTGCTCCACGACTACCTGATGGCGCTGGACCGTCACCTGGCCTCGCTCGTCGCGGCGGGTGACGCGGTCGGAAGTGGCCTGCGCGACGCGGTGACCGCGCGGTGTGCCACGGTCGGGCAGCCGGTCCGGGTCTCGCTCCCCGGCGGGGCGGTACTCGAGGGCGCGGCCGTCGGCATCGACGATGAGGGTCGCCTGGTCGTCGACGCGGGCGGCGTCGAGCACCCGGTCGCGGCGGGCGACGTCGTGCACGTGCGCCCGGCGTGA
- a CDS encoding PH domain-containing protein — MTQPVTLGGRPLMPPPGTPAEELLIARFRAHARRLFWSALVLIATFGATAYFYGNLPPGFEDWMLLAAAGLVVLVAVVIPFIVWYSRTTTITTRRVIAAQGLGSRHRREMSHARGYTIAVRRGPLQRMWGCGNITLSNGVDAPLRLVNVPNVTLVHETLADQVEVGQILAHRDAQASGDDFA, encoded by the coding sequence GTGACCCAGCCCGTGACGCTCGGTGGACGACCGCTGATGCCGCCGCCCGGCACTCCCGCCGAGGAGCTGTTGATCGCGCGCTTCCGCGCTCATGCGCGCCGGCTGTTCTGGTCCGCGCTCGTCCTCATCGCCACGTTCGGGGCCACCGCCTACTTCTACGGCAATCTGCCGCCCGGCTTCGAGGACTGGATGCTGCTCGCCGCCGCGGGACTCGTCGTCCTCGTCGCGGTCGTCATCCCCTTCATCGTCTGGTACTCGCGCACGACGACCATCACCACGCGTCGAGTGATCGCGGCGCAGGGCCTCGGTTCGCGGCACCGCCGCGAGATGTCGCATGCCAGGGGTTACACCATCGCTGTCCGCCGCGGTCCTCTGCAGCGGATGTGGGGCTGTGGGAACATCACGCTCTCGAACGGGGTCGACGCGCCGCTCCGACTCGTCAACGTGCCGAATGTGACCCTGGTCCACGAGACGCTCGCCGACCAGGTCGAGGTGGGGCAGATCCTCGCCCACCGCGATGCGCAGGCGAGCGGAGACGACTTCGCCTGA
- a CDS encoding 5-(carboxyamino)imidazole ribonucleotide synthase encodes MALRVGVIGGGQLARMMIAPAVELGLDLRVLAEEEGMAAGLAATAVGDYRDIDTVRAFADGVDVITFDHEHVPQDVLRALVAEGVAVHPGPDALQFAQDKLVMRARLADLGVPQPEWAPVRTAADLQGFLDAHDGAGVVKTPRGGYDGKGVRVVRASSEAQDWLEALGEDDALLVEELVPFVRELAQQVARRPGGEMVSYPVVETVQRDGVCAEVIAPAPAATDRLIEVAEDIGRRIAEGLGVTGMLAVELFETVDERILVNELAMRPHNSGHWSQDGAITGQFEQHLRAVADLPLGSTEPRAAWSVMVNILGGPTEGTLGERFGAAMAAHPNAKIHTYGKAPRPGRKVGHVNVAEDDLDDAVYVARAAAAHFA; translated from the coding sequence ATGGCGCTGCGCGTGGGCGTGATCGGCGGAGGACAGCTGGCACGGATGATGATCGCTCCGGCGGTCGAGCTCGGGCTCGACCTGCGGGTTCTCGCCGAGGAGGAGGGGATGGCCGCGGGCCTCGCCGCCACCGCGGTCGGTGACTACCGCGACATCGACACGGTGCGAGCGTTCGCGGACGGTGTCGATGTGATCACCTTCGATCACGAGCACGTTCCCCAGGACGTGCTCCGCGCTCTCGTCGCCGAGGGTGTCGCCGTCCACCCCGGGCCGGATGCTCTGCAGTTCGCCCAGGACAAGCTCGTGATGAGGGCCCGTCTCGCTGACCTCGGCGTGCCCCAGCCGGAATGGGCACCGGTCCGTACCGCAGCCGACCTGCAGGGCTTCCTCGACGCCCACGATGGTGCGGGCGTGGTGAAGACGCCGCGCGGCGGGTACGACGGCAAGGGCGTCCGCGTCGTGCGGGCGTCGTCGGAGGCGCAGGACTGGCTGGAGGCCCTCGGCGAGGACGATGCGCTGCTCGTCGAGGAGCTCGTGCCCTTCGTCCGTGAACTCGCGCAGCAGGTGGCGCGACGACCCGGGGGAGAGATGGTGTCCTACCCGGTCGTGGAGACCGTGCAGCGGGACGGCGTCTGCGCAGAGGTCATCGCCCCGGCGCCGGCGGCGACCGACCGTCTCATCGAGGTCGCCGAGGACATCGGTCGCCGCATCGCCGAAGGCCTCGGCGTCACGGGCATGCTCGCAGTCGAGCTCTTCGAGACCGTCGACGAGCGGATCCTCGTGAACGAACTCGCGATGCGCCCGCACAACAGCGGGCACTGGAGCCAGGACGGTGCGATCACCGGGCAGTTCGAGCAGCACCTCCGTGCCGTGGCGGACCTGCCGCTGGGCAGCACCGAGCCCCGCGCCGCGTGGTCCGTGATGGTGAACATCCTCGGCGGTCCCACCGAGGGCACCCTCGGGGAGCGGTTCGGTGCGGCGATGGCCGCTCACCCGAACGCGAAGATCCACACGTACGGCAAGGCGCCGCGTCCGGGCCGCAAGGTGGGCCACGTGAACGTCGCCGAGGATGACCTCGACGACGCGGTGTACGTGGCCAGGGCGGCCGCGGCGCACTTCGCCTGA
- the purE gene encoding 5-(carboxyamino)imidazole ribonucleotide mutase, with amino-acid sequence MGSDSDWRVMSDASQALTDFGIPHEVEVVSAHRTPDKLMSYAREARARGLRVIIAGAGGAAHLPGMLASMTALPVVGVPVPLAYLDGMDSLLSIVQMPAGIPVATVSIGGARNAGLLAARILGAADDELADRVEAYAAELEAQVAAKNDRLKDSL; translated from the coding sequence ATGGGATCCGACTCCGACTGGCGCGTCATGAGCGACGCGTCCCAGGCGCTCACCGACTTCGGTATCCCGCACGAGGTCGAGGTGGTTTCGGCCCACCGCACGCCGGACAAGCTCATGTCCTACGCACGGGAGGCCCGGGCCCGCGGTCTGCGGGTCATCATCGCGGGCGCCGGCGGTGCCGCCCACCTTCCCGGTATGCTCGCGTCGATGACGGCGCTGCCCGTGGTCGGCGTGCCCGTGCCCCTGGCGTACCTCGACGGCATGGACTCGCTGCTGTCCATCGTGCAGATGCCAGCGGGAATCCCGGTCGCCACCGTGTCGATCGGAGGCGCGCGAAACGCGGGGCTGCTCGCCGCGCGGATCCTCGGCGCCGCGGACGACGAGCTCGCCGATCGCGTGGAGGCCTACGCCGCCGAGCTCGAGGCGCAGGTCGCCGCCAAGAACGATCGGCTGAAGGACTCGCTGTGA
- a CDS encoding LCP family protein, with the protein MTLAPPRATRRPLIETRPLRHPDSGDPGLMAKRGWWLVGLNLLLPGSAQVLAGNRRLGRFGLGVTLATWFLAIVTVGLALFARPFFLWITIGGGFVSAAVLTLVQVLLVGVVVLWIALTFDTLRLVRLVKVPAPSRFLLPVVALVLLGLVGGITGYAATAVGSVRGSVGAIFGQSGPSLPPSDGYYNILLLGADSGDGRDSMRFDSISVVSVNADTGAVTITGIPRELPHAPFSDGSPMQELYPDGFEGHGSSTCGWNGWMNHVRNAAEVCREDKGTALYPDAEAAGSAPGIEATKDAAEGVLGIEIPYYVFVDMHGFADLVDALGGVDITVTERLPKGGPPEGWSGTDVNEWAIGWIEPGQQHMDGDTAQWYARSRYTTSDWDRMKRQRELQEAILAQFTPQTVLTRFNEVAAAGTALISTDLPQGKLPEFFDLMLKAKEQPVQTVELTPENGVDEFDPNYDFIHELMQQKLHPPTETPTPTP; encoded by the coding sequence GTGACCCTTGCGCCCCCGCGCGCGACGCGACGCCCGCTCATCGAGACGCGGCCGCTCCGTCATCCGGACTCCGGCGATCCCGGGCTGATGGCGAAGCGCGGGTGGTGGCTCGTCGGGCTCAACCTCCTGCTCCCCGGGTCCGCGCAGGTCCTCGCGGGCAACCGTCGCCTCGGTCGGTTCGGACTCGGAGTGACGCTGGCGACGTGGTTCCTGGCGATCGTCACCGTCGGCCTGGCGCTGTTCGCGCGTCCGTTCTTCCTCTGGATCACGATCGGCGGCGGCTTCGTGTCAGCCGCCGTGCTGACGCTCGTGCAGGTCCTGCTCGTCGGCGTGGTGGTGCTGTGGATCGCCCTCACCTTCGACACGCTCCGCCTCGTGCGGCTGGTCAAGGTCCCCGCTCCGTCGCGCTTCCTCCTTCCGGTGGTCGCTCTCGTGCTGCTCGGACTCGTCGGGGGCATCACGGGGTACGCGGCTACGGCGGTGGGATCGGTCAGGGGCAGCGTCGGCGCCATCTTCGGTCAGAGCGGTCCGAGCCTTCCACCCAGTGACGGCTACTACAACATCCTGCTGCTCGGCGCGGACAGCGGCGACGGGCGTGACTCGATGCGGTTCGACAGCATCTCGGTCGTGTCCGTCAACGCAGACACCGGCGCCGTCACCATCACGGGTATTCCCCGGGAGCTGCCGCATGCGCCCTTCAGCGACGGCAGCCCCATGCAGGAGCTCTATCCCGACGGCTTCGAGGGCCACGGATCGTCGACCTGCGGCTGGAACGGCTGGATGAACCACGTCCGCAACGCCGCTGAGGTGTGTCGAGAGGACAAGGGCACGGCCCTGTATCCGGACGCAGAGGCCGCGGGCTCGGCACCGGGCATCGAAGCCACGAAGGACGCCGCGGAGGGCGTGCTGGGCATCGAGATCCCGTACTACGTGTTCGTGGACATGCATGGCTTCGCCGACCTCGTGGATGCTCTCGGTGGAGTCGACATCACCGTGACGGAGCGCCTGCCGAAGGGCGGCCCGCCCGAGGGGTGGTCCGGGACCGACGTGAACGAGTGGGCCATCGGCTGGATCGAACCGGGGCAGCAGCACATGGACGGCGACACGGCGCAGTGGTACGCCCGCTCCCGGTACACCACCAGTGACTGGGACCGCATGAAGCGTCAGCGAGAGTTGCAGGAGGCGATCCTCGCCCAGTTCACGCCGCAGACCGTGCTCACCCGGTTCAACGAGGTGGCGGCCGCCGGCACCGCGCTCATCAGCACCGACCTCCCACAGGGCAAGCTCCCGGAGTTCTTCGACCTCATGCTCAAGGCCAAGGAGCAGCCGGTTCAGACCGTGGAACTCACCCCGGAGAACGGGGTCGACGAGTTCGACCCGAACTACGACTTCATCCACGAACTCATGCAGCAGAAGCTTCACCCGCCGACGGAGACCCCGACGCCTACTCCGTGA